GACCGACCCCAGCGAACGCTTCATGCTCAAGAGCGGGCGGTCGTCGGTGTCCTCAGGATTTTTGAAGCGAGTGCTGTAGTCCTTGCCAACGATTTCTTCAACTTGGTCGAAGTCCTTCTTCACATCGGCAGTGAATACTGGACCCGCCACAATCGCGTCGGTCAGAAGCTTGGAAATTTCCGATTTACCACCACCTGATACAGTACAAGGCTTATGGCAGTAGGTGCCCACCGCTGCGGTACCCAGCAAGCGCCAACGACGTCCCGCCATCGGCTGTTTCATTTCCACCTTATATCCGCCTGGAAGGATGTAGGTGCAACCTGGTTGAAGCTGAAGCTGACGCTCCTCACCACTCGCCTTCCAAATGATTCGCTGGTCCACGAGACGGAAAATCGAGCGCTCTGGAACGTAGAAGATATTTGGATACTTTTTGTCAATTGCGTATCCCTCAGGCTTCACATCGATGGAGTCACCCAAACGGGCAACAACTTCGTCGAAAACGTGCTCTTCGTAGTTCTTGGACTTCTGAAGCTGAAACTCCTCGCCCAAATCGTAACTGGCAAACGCGAGAGCTCCACCAGCGTGCTCTTCCTCAACGTTACCCAGCAGGTTAGACGCATAAGAAATTTGGGTCTTAACCTCCTTCTTGCAGTAACCGAAGTAGTTGTCCGCAATGAGCGTTACCACAACGCCTCTGCTGTCGCGAGAAGTTAGCTTGAAGGCTCCGCCATCGTTGTAGAGCTCATCCTCAGATTCCCAGCACATGCCGTCTCGCTTTTGACGCTCGGTTGCTTCCGAAATGTGAGGCAGGCCAAGATCCTTCTTTTTCGCCTTGGTCATGTGTGGAGCTAAGATCACGCAACCAGTGTGGCCGGACCAGTGCTTCACATCTAGGCCTGAATCGTTCTCAGCCAGGAATGGATCGCCGGCGTTTCCAAAAATCGACTCTACAAAGTCGAGGTTGCTTGTCATGTTACCTGGAGCGAAGAAGCGAACTTCCATGCGCTTTTCTTCGGTCACACCGGGAACCTCTGGCTGGACGATCGGACGCAACAAGAGAGAAACAAAGGTACGCGCCTTTTCTTCCTGATTCGCTGTAAACGCGAGCTCAAGCAAGCTTTCAGGTGGGTTCAATGCCACCTCGAGAAGCTTGGCGAAAGTCTTCAGAGGCACTTGCTTTTTGTCAAATGGGACTGGCAGACCACCTTCGGCCACATGGAATACACCCTGTGTAGTTCTACGGTCACTACGTGGATTGTGACAAACGCCCTGCTTAACTCTGAAGCTGCTGATAATATCAGACTCGAAGCGGTCCGAATCTGGCGGCATGGACAAAGCGCGAGCCATACCGTGGCGCTCAAGCACTAGGTTGTTCGATGGCAACCAAACACGATCTTCTACATCCAATTCGCTAAAGAGAGACTCCAAGTAGTCTTGGATACGCTGATCGGCAGGACAGAGATAATCCTTCAAGAGCCTGTTCTTTTCCTCTACGCTTCGCAGCAGGGAATCACCGAGTTCCAAAATTGGAAAGTCCTTTGCGTCTCCGCAAATGGGCAACCCGCGAGAACGCAACTTTAAGTTCAAGTACTCGACTTGATTCTTGGCGTCGAAAACGTTTTCGCCGGTGGTCGGATCGAATCCGATTTGTGTTTTGAGATCAATACTATGCGTATCCATTTTATTTTTCTTTTCGGGTTAGCCAGCAAATTTTAGACGGCTGGCAGATTCGTTTAGACAAAATTCTAAGCTAGAAGGCTCGGCATTTTAGGCACCGCATCTAGCAATTTCCGGGTGTATTCAGTTTTTGGTTCGTTGTAGATTTCTTCCGCAGTTCCCTTCTCCACAATCTGGCCAGCTTGCATAACCACGACCTCGTGGCTCATATGCTCGACCACTGCCAAGTCATGGGCAATGAAGAGGTAGGTGATTCCGTACTCGTCCTGTAAGTCTTGCAGCAGATTCGCAATCTGCGCCTGTACACTTACATCGAGAGCACTTACACACTCATCACAAATAATGAATTCCGGACGCGAACTGAGAGCTCGGGCTATACAGATTCGTTGCCTTTGCCCACCACTAAACTGGTGCGGGTAGCGGGACATTGCATCCGCGGGCAAACCAACCTTAACCAACAGAGAAGCCACCTTTTCCTCTCGCTCTGAGCGACTCAACTCGGGCTCGTGTACAATTAACGGCTCGGCTACGATGGCTCCGACATTCAATCGTGGGTTCAGCGAAGCGTATGGATCTTGGAAGATGGTTTGGATCCGCTTCCGGAATGGCAAAAAGCTCTTTTCGCTGAGGCTGGAAATTTCGGTGCCATCGTAAATAATCCTACCCGATTCCGAGGGTGTCAGTTTGAGGATCGCCTTTCCGATCGTACTCTTGCCACTTCCACTCTCTCCGACCAGACCGACTGTTTGGCCGCGCTTGACGGAAAACGAAGCTCCTTTCACGGCTTGGAAGGAACTCGGTTTAGTGAAGATCCCACCCGTGCTAGTAGGATAGCTAACGCAAAGGTCAGCTACATCCAAAAGGGCTTGCTCCGAACTAGGCATCCGCTGCGATCTCCTTTTTTCCGATTTCCGAGTAATCAACCACAGGTAAACGTCGCTGCTTTACCCCAAGCTGGGGAATGCACCGAATCAGAGCGCTCGTGTATTCGTGCTTCGGCGATGCGAGAACCTGCTTGGTCTCTCCCTGCTCGACGATTTCCCCTCGGTACATAACCGCGACCTTGTCGGCAAAACCGTCTACGATTCCAAAATTGTGGGTGATCAAAATGATCGCCATGTTCTCCTTTTCTCGAAGTTCACGGAGCAGCTCTATTATCTGCGCTTCGATCGTCACATCCAAGGCGGTCGTTGGCTCGTCTGCCACCAGTATGTCAGGCTGACAGGCCAGAGCCATCGCGATCACAACCCTTTGCTTCATACCTCCACTCATCTGGTGAGGGTAGTCGCCATAGCGTTTCGAGGAATCTCTGATTCCCACTTTCTCCAGCAAGCTGATAGTTTCAGCCTTGAAGTCAGTAACATCGTCGCGATGAAAGCGGAGCGCTTCCTCGATTTGGGCCCCTACCGTGAAATAAGGATTCAAAGAGGTCGAAGGCTCCTGAAACACATAGGCGATCCGCTTCCCGCGAACCTTGCGCATCTGTTTCTCCGTATAATCGAGCAGGTTCTCTCCATCGAGTAAGGCCGCCCCCTCAACAACGCATTTGGGAGCCGGTGGCAGCAGTCTCGACAAAGACATGGAGGTAACACTTTTTCCACTGCCGCTTTCCCCTACGATCGCAAGCGTTTCCCCTTGGTCGAGAGAAAACGAGATGCCCTTAACCGCATCGACTTTCGAGTGGCGGCCATTGAAGCGAATTTTCAAATCTCGTACCTCAAGCAGCATAAGCAACGCTCATCCTGCAAAGCTCTATTGAGACAACAAGATG
This genomic interval from Pelagicoccus albus contains the following:
- a CDS encoding ATP-binding cassette domain-containing protein, with the translated sequence MPSSEQALLDVADLCVSYPTSTGGIFTKPSSFQAVKGASFSVKRGQTVGLVGESGSGKSTIGKAILKLTPSESGRIIYDGTEISSLSEKSFLPFRKRIQTIFQDPYASLNPRLNVGAIVAEPLIVHEPELSRSEREEKVASLLVKVGLPADAMSRYPHQFSGGQRQRICIARALSSRPEFIICDECVSALDVSVQAQIANLLQDLQDEYGITYLFIAHDLAVVEHMSHEVVVMQAGQIVEKGTAEEIYNEPKTEYTRKLLDAVPKMPSLLA
- a CDS encoding ABC transporter ATP-binding protein encodes the protein MLLEVRDLKIRFNGRHSKVDAVKGISFSLDQGETLAIVGESGSGKSVTSMSLSRLLPPAPKCVVEGAALLDGENLLDYTEKQMRKVRGKRIAYVFQEPSTSLNPYFTVGAQIEEALRFHRDDVTDFKAETISLLEKVGIRDSSKRYGDYPHQMSGGMKQRVVIAMALACQPDILVADEPTTALDVTIEAQIIELLRELREKENMAIILITHNFGIVDGFADKVAVMYRGEIVEQGETKQVLASPKHEYTSALIRCIPQLGVKQRRLPVVDYSEIGKKEIAADA